The proteins below are encoded in one region of Triticum aestivum cultivar Chinese Spring chromosome 1B, IWGSC CS RefSeq v2.1, whole genome shotgun sequence:
- the LOC123086929 gene encoding uncharacterized protein encodes MARARLSFVPISLLLLASLAAAAAAAADPEEGDLRISVQYATEQESRWLDRWAEKYKAQGSGEGFKIQPATAEESARMDSMFTGGGYDGHIEFDDDHPFGRMVVDAFHSRPRPSKPTENDDLQKKNLEESHSRAEHDVKDL; translated from the exons ATGGCCCGCGCCCGGCTGTCCTTCGTCCCCATCTCCCTCCTTCTGCTAGCTAGCCTCGCCGCCGCTGCAGCAGCAGCTGCGGATCCAGAGGAAGGGGACCTCAGGATCAGCGTGCAGTACGCAACCGAGCAGGAGTCGCGGTGGCTGGACCGCTGGGCGGAGAAGTACAAGGCTCAAGGGTCCGGCGAAGGCTTCAAGATCCAGCCAGCCACCGCCGAGGAGTCGGCGCGTATGGACAGCATGTTCACCGGCGGCGGCTACGACGGCCACATTGAGTTTGACGACGACCACCC CTTTGGCAGAATGGTCGTGGATGCCTTCCACTCTCGACCTCGCCCGTCCAAGCCTACCGAAAACGATGATCTGCAGAAGAAGAACCTGGAGGAGTCTCATTCTCGCGCTGAG CATGACGTCAAGGATCTTTAG